The genomic DNA AGCCCCGATTGCCCATTTTCTTAAACTGGAGCACGAGGAGTTGCAAGGAATAACAGCTCCACGTACCTGGCGCTGTGTTTGGCACTCATGAGGTGAAGCCAACAGTCCAGAACAGCTTGACcagaatatttacattttattaaatcttTACAATCAGCAGTTATAATCAAGTACACAATTATGTACACAGATTATATACATTTTAGCCCAACCTTTTACATCACAGTACATCGTTGCCCTTAGAAATATTGTATATGCTTACCACCAGACagcaaaacccaacagaagTGTTACAGCACCTGTTAGTAGACATCTTCCATAAGAAAATATACGGCTGTAAATCGGGCtggctaaaaagaaaaaaaatcctataaaaTCTGAACATACAATATTTCATTCACAGAATGTTTCTCTATGTTCTGAGTGACGGCTCTGCACACCACGGCCCGTTTCTAACTTCTCACCAAATGCTTTTCCATGAGCAATGCCTtcaagaggaggagaaaaagctgGGCTCTGGCTTTAAATTCTTCGAGAAACAACACGTGTAAACAATTAACAATTCCTCTAATATCAAATTGGCTGATCTGAATAACATGGCACGGAGTAAGCGTGGCTCCAGCCAGGATTCTTGAATTCAGTGTTCAACGCTATACAAACCAATGTGCAATACCCAAAACGAAGGGCAGCTGCTGATGAACAATGGACGAGCAGTGCTCCACGTGGAGCAGACAACCCAGAAAGAACACTTACTCTCCTCTCCGAAAGAtgatttacaaaaataattaatacattctttttgctttttaagatgAGTGACAGAAAACCCAACTACTTTCAACATGATACGAGAAGGTCAACTAATGCCACCTCCTCTCAAGGAAACACCAAATGAAAACAACCTGAATTGAACCGCCCCCCTCACCCTTCCTGCATTCCCAAGAGGTCGCTTCCACTGACCAGGTCTGTACACCTCTCCCCTGCAGCTCTCGTGGTCACCTCCAAGCAGagcacaacaaaaacacagtcCTGGAGGAGGGAGGTGATGGGCACCTGCAGACAGCCACCGCCAGGACACCCACACCCTGCACCACGTCCAGGGAAAGGGCTGTTTGCAGCTTTGGCCACGGGTGCGGATGAGCAGCCAGAGTCGAGCCTGTGGTGCCAAGGGAAGCTCAGCTTTTAGGAAAATTTTGCTATTACACCTAAACTTTCTGCAGGTTAACAAAGACACACCACCGTAAGCTTGCATTGCAACATTGACAGACTTAATTAACACCATGATCAGAGGACCTCTATACCTAGAAAATATAACCCTGCTTCCCCCAAAAGAACTACCCAGCATGAAGGTGCAGTCCATGCTAGAGAGCactgagaacagcagcactcTGCCATAGTACAGGCAGGCAGAGACCAGTGGGATGAcacccagcctgctgctgggctcacAGCTCCACTAACAAAGGGCACTTATGGCTCCTATGGTCCGACTCCTTCCATGAGGAAACCCACgtcacaacaacaacaaaaaaatacccaCATCAATACAAAATCCCCCAGCTGAAAAACCTTGGCTGCTGCAAGCACTCAGCTCAAACCTCCACACAGCTATTTGTGCAAAGGAATAACTACACCGgaaagctgatttattttaaaaggacgCTTATTCACTCTTCTGCtacctctttctttcctcctccaaaTCACCTCCTCCTCCAATGGTTTAACATTATCATTCAATTTACGCACACGGTTCTGACTGCCATGCTCCCAAAAGGTGCCTGGGCACTCGCAGCTCCTGAAAGCAGTGTCGTCACATACACATGTATACAGCGTTTGCCCGGGATTTCCATTCATACTGTACAGGAGTatacacaaataaatacagtatgGCTGTACTAATAACAGTTGCATATTCAGCACGCATAATTTCACCAGCTAAAAGAAAGGTGCACTTCAGActgggacttttttttctttaaaatatcatAAGGACCAATAGAAACCTTCATTTCTAGTCTGGCGCAGCGTACAGGCagtgttcatttattttctaatataaaACAATTCCTTGAGCCACGACTCTCTAAAAGCAGTTTATATAAATCAACTGAATGATTTTGGCAGTTTCTTTGGACGAGGGACATCTCGGCTGTCTCAATAACCCCGCTTCCATTGCAGTAAGGGGGATAACAACCATCGCTCAGCTGGGACACGCTCCCaaagcccagagcagcacagcagccatccTCGCTGCTCCcattgctgcagcctgggctgtgggCCCGACAGCCCCCAttgctgcactgcactgctgcaccaGCCTCTGCCCGAAGCATCATGCTACAGAAGCTGCTGTTAGAAGTaaaacttggggaaaaaaaggaagatttttgtTACAGCAAATCTAATTCTGCTTGGTGTGCATTCAGGGAATACCGCCAGGTGAAACTGTGCCTCGGGTAGGTTGGGTTTTCCAACCTGCAGGGCTCACCATTTGCCCCAATCTCTTTACCTTCACCTCACATGTAACTTTCATAGCACACCGCCAACCTTAACGTGGCAGCCCCAAAGGAAGCAGGCTATCCTCATTCCCTGACAGCACCTGCTTACAAAGCACACTGCCTTTGGTTTGTGCAGCTTCACCAGCTGAATTTAGCAGGAGAGAAAGCTCACGGGCCATCTCAGTCATTCTTCACGCAGCAGATGGAAGGAGCAACGAGCAACACCACTGTGTCTGGGTACAATGCGTCAGAACAGAACCAAACTGCTTCTACCTGTGTCTTACAGATGCAGCAACTGGAGACATCGCTTCACCTGCTGCTAGCGAGGAAGGCCTTCAGAgcagggggggggggtcagggAAACCAGGCACAGCTCCgctcccagcagggcagcagccatcctgctgcctccagctgctcccGCTGGTGGCTGCTGAATGGTGCTGGCAGCCCCACGTGCTCAACTTGTGCCTCCCAGAGGCCGAGGCAGCATCACCTCTGGGCACCTGGCAGGCAGAAGTCAGGCTCTCTCCCTGAGCAAACCTCCTGGGACACAGCACCGCGCAGTGGGGCCACACGAGTGCTTCAATTGCACATTCCcatttttaaacaggaaaaattaaaacaaagagcGCGTGCTGGATTTCTATGATAATTTCCAGGTGAAACCTGGTTGCTCATCACAATACTGAATATGTTTTCTAGTTCTCAGTTATCAGGCCTCACTTCTACCCAAAGAGTTCTCCATTCATTTACTAGCAAATAAGTTATTACTACAAGTCATAGTTCATCCTTCTCCATCATTTCAAATGCTTCTATATCTTCATTCCAGTCTGCTAATATGGATTCCATAGGTTGTACTCTATTGTCCCAGTTAACTTTGGAGTCTGGCTCTGTCTCACTCTGCTGTTCCTGAGGCTGCTCATCCCCTTGTGTGCATGCTGGCTCTGAAGCATCAGCCTCACCAGGTCCAGGGATGGAGGAATCCTGATCTGAAGTGGAAATGCTGTCACTGTCTGCCTGAGCAGGAGATAAGGAATCAGGGTCAGAAACGTCAgagctttctccttcctcaggCTCCTCACCGACTGCACCAACATCCTGAGATGCTGAAGAAGCttcttctgaattttgtttgtgtgaatCATTTTCAGATGATTTCTGGTCCATATTCTCCATTTCCAAGTCTTTgaaaggggagagaaagaaaacatattttgaaaaatacaggAAGGCAGCATTCTACTGTGTAATTCAAAAGCCAAGTTACTTCCTTTGACCTTATTCCTCAAGGAAGCACAAACTCTCTGTTGATAGGAAAACTATTAAGGAACATACATTACAGAGGGAGGGGATGGAAAACATTTAATCACTACAGAGCACAAGCAATCTAGTGAGGCTGGTTTTAGAGCCTCAGACTTGAAACACAATTCCCAGACAAGCACTAGCTGTCACCCTTCAGACTTAGCAAGTAATCCAGTAATGCCAGGCCTCCAGGCACTCCTAAGCCCACCAGGATCACACATCCGTGGCAGTGGGAGATGCACTTAGGCTTGCTAAACTGACTTGCAAGAGCCAAAGCCTCCCTCCTCACATCCCCATCCACAGCAACTGACGCTGATGTCTCCAGCGTTGATTTAGTTTGCAACTTTACAGCAGCTGCCTGAATTCAAGCACACAAATTTCTTTGGAGCTCAATGCTTGCAACTAGTATCCAGGATGCTAATATTGCAAGCCCCCAAGGGAGTTTAACTGCATATTTTAATACAGGATACTTACTGCTATCAATAATGTAGTTTGGAATCGTTTTACCTTTAAAGATTGTTGCTGGGATTCCAAATGAAAGCACAAGGAAGGGGGAAGAAGCACATACGTATTACAAACTCTCAAATGCACAACTATCTTTTGCATTTAGTGTTTTGCTATATTAGCTTGACCATAGTTATGAACAAGAGGAATTTGCAGCAGCTATCAAAAAACAATACTGTAGCTTTCAAAGCATCTCCTCTACAAACGTGCAGAAAGTTAATGCTGCTTCTAGCTTACCTGCATCAATAAagcagtgctaccaggaaggcTTTCAGATGGAAAGCCTAGAAATTTCTGCCATATGCAAACATTTCAATTTGAAATGTATTAGCTTGTAATTTTCTAGTACTACTTGCAGACAAATCGCAAAACATCTGAGGTCAGCAGCCTTATTTCTCATGATAACCTCTGAAAAGTGGCTAGACAGGCAAAATAATTGTAAtagctgtctttttctttctgggtaCCAAGAATGTCACTGGGGAGCTTGATAAGCGAGAGGCACTTATAATGTAGGGCACTGGAAACActtgcactatttctgatactaCTTCAAAGCAGATCATGACAAAAAGGGTTCAAAAGGAATCTGGAGGACTGCAATGTCTCATTATTCAAACTGACACTTAACTTATGAACAGCATTTCTGGATGTGAACGTTAACTCAGGGGGCAAGGCCAGGGAGGGAGGCATGACAACACGTTTCTGATAATGGCTTTCATATGATAAAACTAACAGTAAGGTCAGACAGAAAACTGACGTTACCAAAGAACACATTTACACCTCTGGGTAGCAACAGAAATATCTACTGTACATCTCACATTGTGCTGCGGCACAGACAGAACCTAAATCTGCATCAAAGGAAGCCTTTAATCTTACCTCTATCTTTTGCTTTGTCAGAAAGGAGCACCTCCACAGCCTCATACTCCCTGATTGCATCCAGTATaatatttccttccttgttGAAGAGGAAGAGCATGGGGATTGTGATATCATCTGTATTCTTTCCATCACCGGCCATTTGGAAGAGAGGagctgtgtcactgctgcttccctcgTTGTCATCTAGCCAGACACACACAAAGACAAAGCAAGCACACCCCTCTGTAAGTCAGACGGGCTACAGACTTTGAGTAGCTTCACACTGCACAGCCAGCTGGGAGGACACCATGCAGAAAATGGGAAACTGGTTGCAAAAAGCCAATTTTTGTACTCTGTCCCCctaccatttttttccatttattttgtacTTCAAGTTCTCCCCAGCCTTCACTGTTTTAAGATCCAGCGATCCTTAGAATAACAACTTTTGAGCTGCAAAACCAGTGGCAATCACCCACCATGATTTGTTCATGCACAACCAGacataaacaaaacatttctttatccCCTGAAAACAGTTTCTGTGCTGAAGTACCACCTCTCAGTGAGTTTAACAGCCTTGTCAGCTTCCCAATATCTTCAAGTGTGTACAACACAGGTTACATTTACACATATAAATTAAAGCTCTATTTACCAATAACGATGCCTCCTATTGCTCCAGCTTTCTGAATGTTTCGTGCCTTTTCAGCAAACATACACTGGCCTCTTTGCATCAGGgcaattttctctttcactgccTCAGGATTAGTGATCTCTGAGCATCCATTATAGGGCTTAATGGTTGCAACAAATCCTCTTGTCtgcgtggaaaaaaaaaaacaaaaacaaaacaagagaattaGAGAAGTAGGTTCAAGCTTGCAAAAGACTCctaagcattttatttcctccAGTTAATCTAATGCATTAAGTGTCCTCAGTCAGCACAGGCAATCTTCCCCTGgagctgagaaacaaagaatgGCCACGTGAAAACCTAACTCTTAAATCTCAGCATGTTTTGTCTGTACCTGTGAATCTCTGTCTCCAAAAACTGTATGCTGTGAACCAATAGTCTGAGACTCACCTGTTGGGCAGCACCACACTCAGTGCAACTCACAGGATTTTCCCACTGCTTCCAATAGGAACTGTTGCCTCTCTgacaatttcttcttctttccacCTACAGCCTTTTATGGAAACTCGTGTAACAGCAACTTACTTCAACTCTAAAAGGGCTTCTGCAAACCCATGGCTGACATGGTAGGAAAATCAGCCCTTAAAACTGAATACCTCTTGAGAAACACAATGCAGATTATATGAATGTGTTTCAAAGTCATACTATGTTATGTGTACTAAATCCTAAATCATGGCTGATGACTTGGAGTGGACCAATAAGCCACTCATTTAAAAAGACCCTGTTCTGTCATTGCACTATCCTGTCATTTTAACCTCTTTCATTCCCTTCCAGTTGGCCACCCTGAAATACAACTTCAATACCAAATCATTTCAGCTTAAGCAATAAGTAACAGAAAGCTACAATCACATACATTCTTACATACCCCTGATTTGTGTTTAGATAAATCCATTCCAAATTGTGCTGGTCCAGCAGTCAAGACCACCCTACCGAAAAATGGGTGGGAAACTATCTGAACAGCACGAGGAGGtagctgctgctctttctgctgctgactgGAGAGTTCAATCATTTCCTGCATGAACCGTAAGCCATCTTCAGCATCAAGTGAACTTGCTGCCtaagttgttaaaaaaaaaaaatacaaataaagttTCTCCATAAGTGTTCAACGAgcttaggggggaaaaaaaaccctgaaattaGCTTTGCTTGGAACACCATTTACATGACATTCTTTGGTATTTCAgtagttcagaagaaaaaatgctgtttttacaTTGTTTTCCTAACAAAACAATGCTACTGGCAAACATTCAGTGCTATGCAGACTTTAAGGTACAGAGTGCAGGCTCCTGGCACTCATTCCCCAATTGAACTTCTCAGCATCTTCACCATAATGCAGACTAAAAATGTATTAGCAGGCAGGtctcaaacaaaaagaaatttctcaCTCTGAAAACCTCATGCTTTAGGTAAATTGCAATTAGCTATGTTAATATGACATGAAGAGCCTCCACCTAATTTAATAGAAGATTAAGTGCTATTGAGGCAAGACTTTAGCAGCCATAAACTTGCTAAATACAGCTGCACATCCACCTCATGTGCCCTCTTTTCAGTCAGTCTGTCTCTCTTGAGCCTCTAAGTCTTAAACAACACAGCCAGCATGATTTTACCAGAAGTTTTCAGAAGAGGTACTGTTGGGTCTTACTTGCACTGCATGCTGCACTAATTGCACTCTTCCATCTTTAAGATGAATCAAACTGACTCCCATCTTCTTCAGTATCTCCAAATGCTCAGGATTACTGGCCATGAAGTCTCTGGCTCTCAGGGGTGGTTTTGGTCCACTTCCCAAGCTCTCTTCTCtgataaaaagatatttttaaaaaagcattaaaaatcaGGTCATTCTTGAGCCATAACTCTCACAAAACCTGCCCAAGTTACGCCTACCACTGCACCATTAGAGTTCTCTGGAATAAAGTAAAGCACAAATTTCAACAGACAGCAActtctcagccttttttcaaAGCTGCTTATATCCTTGATgattttctgctgcaaaaaagAACATGCAATGTTGACAGTAAGAACCTACCATATGCTGCCTCTCATTCTTAAATAGTTTGCCTAACTGtaaaactgattaaaaacagttttcctgTTACACAGTTCTACTTATTAAGTATAAATATCAAAGAGGTGCTCATAACAATAGGGTTTCTCAACTTTAACAGACTGCCCTAAACTCCTCACAATATGTGCAATGATGTATGGCAGCACTATTTTCTTGTTATGGAAAAAAGTACTCAAGAGACTACAGAAATTCCTTTACAAATCAGAGAGATGCATTTCCTGGCTCTGGTAATACCTGGGCTACAATTCCCACTTGGAGTATATGGCTCACAAAGCTCCTTTTGCTTTGACAGATTCACTAATTCCTGATGGAAATGAACAAAGCATTGTtgaaaaagaagtcagaaaaaacAGAATTAGTTTTTCCCATAGCCAGAAGGAATGCAAACTCGAGCACAGCAAGCTCCAATACACTTCAAGCTTTTCCTCCCGTGCCTAATAGATGCTGCTCTGGTCTATAACTGCTATATTAACAAAAGACAGAAGACATTCTTCTTACCCTCTTGAAATACTCCTAGGACAGCTCTTATCCACCACATTTTTCAAAGGTTCACGAATGCTCTGAGCAAACATTGGGTCATTTGGGAAGAGGATCTGAGTGTTCGGACAGGTCCAGTCAAAGTTGCTGTCATCCAGCTCTGTGTATTCTGTAGTCTGAAACAGAAGATGCAGATCACCAATTAAAAAGCAGGTTACATTTTTACGAGAAGATGATCAACAAACAGACCCACCCTTGAGTCATCTGTGTACTCAGGATACAGCAGCTGAACGCAATAACCACCCAGTTACCACAAAAAGGAATACGTAATTTTTCCATGCTTCTTCATGCAGTGAAAAAGTTACCAGTGACCCACATCCTTTGGGGGATAAGTACATCAGCTCTAATTTGTAATCTGCCAGTCCTGCCTCCAGTTCCTAGGATTTGTTTTTGGCAGAAATCAGTTTATGAGCAAGCAGCAAACAGGACTCCTAAAGCCTGCTCACGACAGCTGTGTCCCTGCTCTCGGTGCTGACCAACTAGACAAAGCAATGACAACTCCATTTGGTGCTGCCCGATTCTGTCTGAACCAGATGCAGTCTTCAGTAATTCTTGCTTCATATTACTAAGGCAGTCTCACCTCTCCCTTGAGTAAAAAGATGTTCTAAATAAAAGTGCAGGAGAATGACTTCATTCATAAAATAATACTCATGTTTCACAAAGCTTAAGCAGGTTTATATAGAAAGAAAACGAGTCTTCTTGAAAACCTTCATGTGAACAAAATGCTCTCCTCCTCAGGAGTGATAGAGGCTTGCAGGCCTGTGAAGGGGCAAGGATTAATCTCTATTTTCAGAGCTGATATCAGATCAGGACTTAACATTTGCATAAGTTACTGTTTCATAATTTGAAATCACGAGAATCATCTGAAGTGGAAGATCCAGAGACATGTTTAGTCTTAGTTTTGCATTGGGTAACTGGATAAATTAACttttctgcttaaaattaaaGGTAGTATTtacttactttaaaaacaaacaaacaaacaacaacaaccctaTTTACaacatatttaattaaaaccaaataTTTAGAGGTTTCCTCAAAAACAAGAACTAAAAGGCTCTCAGGTTACCGGAATAAATACTTTAAAGTAGCCATCCTCTAACTGTGATCAACAGTCGGCATCTCTAAAGAAAGAAGGCCTGTAACACTCTGCAAGTTCCAGCACACTAGGATACGACCTTTCCTGTTTATGAGGAAGAAAACCCCACAGACAGGATATTGGGGTTGCTACCACCAGTTACCTCACAGGCACTTCGAATTAGTAGCACTatgtttacattaaaaataaacttacacattcattttttccttttttacccCATGAGATAAATTCcataataaagcaaaacacCTCCACAGCCTCTCAGCCATTCTGCAGGATCGTtatgccagctccctcagcacttgTGCACCCCATTGGAGCCCAGGGACATAGGAACACATTTGCTGAGGTATTCCCAGGCCTGATCCTCTTCCACAAGAGTGTGTTTCATGCCAGTTGTCAAGGCCATTTTCTGCATTATCTTACTTTTATGTCATATTTGTAGTTTAGACTTAAAACTTAAGTAAACCGCATTAGGATAAGTCACTCTATTCTGTTCTTTGTCCTTTTACTGAACATTTCCTGTTCGCAAACCCTTCAGAAGTTAAGCCAGCACTTCACAGAGCACGCTCTGTGGGAATGCTGAGCATCTCAGAAATAATCACCTTCTCATGCTGGGGATGAAAGCTGTGTAAAATTGTCTTTCAGACCCTTCAAAGAATTCCGTGCATAGTTTGAAAAATGCTGATCACACAgtcaacaaaaaataaaaaaaaaaagggaaaaaatgaagttacatTACAGGTGTTGAAAGAGTTCAGTAACACACAGGGTCCCTTTTAAATCCATCTAAAATTCCTTCACCCCCCCTTTCCAAAACTCAAAGAGATGATAAATGTTCACATACATAACACTTCAAAGAGAGTATCAAAGAGAGTAGGATCtgcagcattaaaaaacaataaatcgACTCCATGACTCATGAAATGTATTACCAACACTGGATGCTATAAGCAAGTCATTCAAAAAGTTTTCACTTCAAATACCATAAAACAGTATTCACTAAAATAAAGGAATTCATATCCCCAAAATCCTACACACCCTCCTACTCATTTCCTCTCTCATTGCTTTGGCTTACCAGTCGTATTTTAATCCTGTAACATTAACTATGCCACCTTACTGGACACAAGAATCAGAGAGAAGACTTTCTATGATTCCTCATGGCACAATTTGAATGCCAGAGGGCATTTTGGAAAGCAGAGTTGATTTATAAATCCATTTACGTTCTTAAAGGTAGATAATAGAGGTATATCAGATGGATAGGAATAATTTAACATATCAGAAGCTGCAACTGCATCTTGTCAAACTAAATTTGCAGCAGATTCAGAAAAAAGAACTTTGAAAACGTGCAGCCTGTGTAATAAAAACTTAGCAACATTGCTacaatttcagaaaattaaaagaaaatagatacaaagaaaaaagattatattgcattattttAGAATTTACACAGCCAGAGAGGGACCAATTCCTTTGAAATACTGCTCATATTCCACAACTTTCTTCTCAAGACTCCATGCTGCAGAATCTGATTATGGGAATATATTTCATGCACATGTGCTTGTCACTGCTCATATAATGAAACAGTTCACATTGAACAGAGTGTCACAGTGTAGTACAAATtactatttctatttcatttcctctctctctctcaaaaaaaaggGAACTGCTCCAAAGTACCACTAGAACTGATGGAAATCTGAGTTGTTACTTACTGTATTCTTTTTAGAGATGGTTTGGTTTGTGGTGGAAAGCCAGAGTGGTAATAGATGAGCTTCTGTAGTGAATATATAATCTTCTATATCAAATATCATGTCCTCCTTATCAGCAAACAGCAGGTAAAGATATTTAAACATCTCAGCCAGAAAGAAAGAGTCcattctagagaaaaaaaaaaaaaaaaaacaaaggcccTTTTAGAAGATATGCATTGCTCTAACctgtcagttaaaaaaaaatactcattttgctccatccctgaaggctTCATGACTATTGTTATGGAACTTTAATCCATCTGAATTCCTTTCACTTCAAAGGAAACTATGTTCAATGTGCTGAATCAATTAATGCTCAGTAGAAGGTGGCAttacagtaaaaacaaataagTCTCTTTTACAAACTTCTATTTTTGaagtatattttatttgaaatgaagcaaTCTATTACCCAAGCCTAATGAAAGTGTGCTTGAAATGAAATGCTATTAAACTATATTCTCACATATCTGAACCTACAAAACTACTGAAATAGTTTACAGATTTTGATAAAAATTGATAATTTCAGACTTGGTTATCaatcacagaactgttcagagctccccagttcaaaacaGACATGGATCTCCTAGAATGAGTCCAGCCATAAAGgtgatgaagggcctggagcatctcctgtatcAAGAAAGGCCAAgcaacctgggtctgttcagcctggggaaaagactgagagggaatCTGATCAGTGCTGGTAAATACCTAAAGGGGCATAGGAGGCAAAAAGATGAggtcaggctcttctcagtggtgtttATTGATAGAACAAGGAGCAATGGACTAAAACTTGAACAAAGAGAGTTTTGAACTAACAtgagcaagaacttctttacagtcagggtgatggagcactggaacacactgcccagagaggttgtggagtctcttaTGGAGGTATTcgagacccatctggatgcctacctgtcTGACCTACTGAAGGGAACTCCTTTAGCTGCTGTGGGATTGGACTTGATCTCTTGACATACCTTCCACCCCTGAGATTCTGTGTTatggcttgggatggaagggacctcaatgaGTGATTTGcctgttttcagaaattaattaattCCATTTCATCAGAAAGATAACTAGATTTTCAAATAAACAGATGTCTTCACCTGTCTTCATGGCTTCCCGTACGAACGTCCTTCATTGCAGCAAACCCACAAGGCACTCTTGCATACTTGTTTAGGTTTTCAATGAGTGTTTTTCCTACTTCTAGATAGTAAGGATCTCCCGTAGCctatgaaaacaacagaaaacaaataaacaggtGTGCTCAGACTTATCACACAATtagcagtttttattttactagcAGTAATGTTACTTCCATAGCTTACTGCACACCAGTAAGGCCTAATTTCTCAACAGTACTCTAAAGTCAGAAAAGGGGATCTCAAATATGTTGTCATTTTTTGCAGATATGCACACAAGCATATGAAAATGCTTCCAGAAGTCCAAGACCTTAGTTGCAGCTCTGTAAATTACAAAGTAGCTTTTGTACTCAAGTCTCTAGATGATCCCCCAGAGAGCTCGAAAAACACTAAATAACTTTTTTAATTCTAGGCATATAAAACAACATTTCTAGAACAATTTTTGATACCAATAATGCTTCCATCTGGAAGTCTTGCAGAATAGCCTGGAGACAGGCTGCTTGTTCTGTAACTGAAACAAAGCACCAACAAAACCCTCGGTGCAACCAAAAGTCAGAGGAATGAAAGTGACTTTACCTTATACAGGAAGTAAGTGCTCTCAGCAAATTCAGGCCTTAAAGGATGCTGGGCCCAGTGAACTCTGAAGTCTGTTGTGAAAGCCTGAGGaaaacccccaaaaaacccccAGAAATAAATGGTCA from Lagopus muta isolate bLagMut1 chromosome 5, bLagMut1 primary, whole genome shotgun sequence includes the following:
- the EDEM3 gene encoding ER degradation-enhancing alpha-mannosidase-like protein 3 isoform X1, coding for MSGAAGCRGGGGERGPRWRRPWKLLALGLLSASSVLAAAPGAGAMSKEEKRRLGNQVLEMFDHAYSNYMDHAYPADELMPLTCRGRVRGQEPSRGDVDDALGKFSLTLIDTLDTLVVLNKTKEFEEAVKKVIKDVNLDNDIVVSVFETNIRVLGGLLGGHSVAIMLKDKGEYMQWYNGELLHMAKELGYKLLPAFNTTSGLPYPRVNLKFGVRHPEARTGTETDTCTACAGTLILEFAALSRFTGTSIFEEYARKALDFIWEKRQRSSNLVGVTINIHTGDWVRKDSGVGAGIDSYYEYLLKAYVLLGDDSFLERFNTHYDAIMKYISQPPLLLDVHIHKPMLNARTWMDSLLAFFPGLQVLKGDIRPAIETHEMLYQVIKKHNFLPEAFTTDFRVHWAQHPLRPEFAESTYFLYKATGDPYYLEVGKTLIENLNKYARVPCGFAAMKDVRTGSHEDRMDSFFLAEMFKYLYLLFADKEDMIFDIEDYIFTTEAHLLPLWLSTTNQTISKKNTTTEYTELDDSNFDWTCPNTQILFPNDPMFAQSIREPLKNVVDKSCPRSISRGEESLGSGPKPPLRARDFMASNPEHLEILKKMGVSLIHLKDGRVQLVQHAVQAASSLDAEDGLRFMQEMIELSSQQQKEQQLPPRAVQIVSHPFFGRVVLTAGPAQFGMDLSKHKSGTRGFVATIKPYNGCSEITNPEAVKEKIALMQRGQCMFAEKARNIQKAGAIGGIVIDDNEGSSSDTAPLFQMAGDGKNTDDITIPMLFLFNKEGNIILDAIREYEAVEVLLSDKAKDRATIFKGKTIPNYIIDSNLEMENMDQKSSENDSHKQNSEEASSASQDVGAVGEEPEEGESSDVSDPDSLSPAQADSDSISTSDQDSSIPGPGEADASEPACTQGDEQPQEQQSETEPDSKVNWDNRVQPMESILADWNEDIEAFEMMEKDEL
- the EDEM3 gene encoding ER degradation-enhancing alpha-mannosidase-like protein 3 isoform X2; its protein translation is MSGAAGCRGGGGERGPRWRRPWKLLALGLLSASSVLAAAPGAGAMSKEEKRRLGNQVLEMFDHAYSNYMDHAYPADELMPLTCRGRVRGQEPSRGDVDDALGKFSLTLIDTLDTLVVLNKTKEFEEAVKKVIKDVNLDNDIVVSVFETNIRVLGGLLGGHSVAIMLKDKGEYMQWYNGELLHMAKELGYKLLPAFNTTSGLPYPRVNLKFGVRHPEARTGTETDTCTACAGTLILEFAALSRFTGTSIFEEYARKALDFIWEKRQRSSNLVGVTINIHTGDWVRKDSGVGAGIDSYYEYLLKAYVLLGDDSFLERFNTHYDAIMKYISQPPLLLDVHIHKPMLNARTWMDSLLAFFPGLQVLKGDIRPAIETHEMLYQVIKKHNFLPEAFTTDFRVHWAQHPLRPEFAESTYFLYKATGDPYYLEVGKTLIENLNKYARVPCGFAAMKDVRTGSHEDRMDSFFLAEMFKYLYLLFADKEDMIFDIEDYIFTTEAHLLPLWLSTTNQTISKKNTTTEYTELDDSNFDWTCPNTQILFPNDPMFAQSIREPLKNVVDKSCPRSISRGEESLGSGPKPPLRARDFMASNPEHLEILKKMGVSLIHLKDGRVQLVQHAVQAASSLDAEDGLRFMQEMIELSSQQQKEQQLPPRAVQIVSHPFFGRVVLTAGPAQFGMDLSKHKSGTRGFVATIKPYNGCSEITNPEAVKEKIALMQRGQCMFAEKARNIQKAGAIGGIVIDDNEGSSSDTAPLFQMAGDGKNTDDITIPMLFLFNKEGNIILDAIREYEAVEVLLSDKAKDRDLEMENMDQKSSENDSHKQNSEEASSASQDVGAVGEEPEEGESSDVSDPDSLSPAQADSDSISTSDQDSSIPGPGEADASEPACTQGDEQPQEQQSETEPDSKVNWDNRVQPMESILADWNEDIEAFEMMEKDEL